Proteins encoded within one genomic window of Anopheles merus strain MAF unplaced genomic scaffold, AmerM5.1 LNR4000912, whole genome shotgun sequence:
- the LOC121603198 gene encoding chymotrypsin-elastase inhibitor ixodidin-like, which yields MKSVPALLLLTLLAVAVMGDDDTDTQCGENEVWDDCASSCQDICFEPPAERCDKKCNIGCFR from the exons ATGAAATCTGTACCAGCTCTTTTACTACTCACCCTGCTGGCAGTAGCAGTGATGGGTGACGACGATACCG ATACGCAGTGCGGGGAAAATGAGGTGTGGGACGATTGCGCCAGCTCTTGTCAGGATATATGTTTCGAGCCGCCGGCCGAACGTTGTGATAAGAAGTGCAATATTGGTTGTTTCCGTTAA
- the LOC121603193 gene encoding chymotrypsin-elastase inhibitor ixodidin-like has product MESVSALLLLTFLAVAVMADDADHKCGTNEVWQECGSGCPRYCFELDDQACNSACKAGCFCNEGYVRLNKDGGDCVRTELCAFSCRDDPPVV; this is encoded by the exons ATGGAATCTGTCTCAGCCCTTTTACTACTTACCTTTTTGGCGGTAGCAGTGATGGCGGACGATGCCG ATCATAAGTGCGGTACCAATGAGGTGTGGCAGGAATGCGGATCCGGATGTCCGCGGTACTGTTTTGAACTAGACGATCAAGCGTGTAATTCCGCTTGCAAGGCTGGTTGTTTCTGTAATGAAGGATACGTTCGTTTGAATAAGGATGGTGGGGACTGCGTTCGTACTGAGTTGTGTGCATTTAGCTGCAGGGACGATCCTCCCGTCGTTTAA